Proteins from a single region of Scleropages formosus chromosome 24, fSclFor1.1, whole genome shotgun sequence:
- the LOC108939469 gene encoding interferon-induced protein with tetratricopeptide repeats 5-like — protein MSGKGDISLKTKLLRTDCHFTWGLSKNDIDIGDLQQRIEDDIKYSSEKKAELKYLFSFLAFTKYLQDLPEEALEDLKKAEEDVYKHKKEGYQKMLVATYGDFAWLYYHMGDYSTSQTYLAKLEDIKKQFPPSVLQAAVNGEKGWTFLRCSCKNYEKAKECFRKALEEEPDDGEWNAGYAIALYRTEWDATSAEESQAVKQLRRALELNPEDALIMVLLGLRLCVFKKMREAEDLVEKALEISPDDPHVTRYVAKFYRQSGSLEKSVALLKKALEKAPSSAFLHHQIAICYKIMKYNLSTSGGQARNSAETELVHLSVYHLETAVNLRPSFIFALTGLAASFAECGDLSRAEEMFQNTAELARAKNDNLQTVYRYYGDFLQYQKKSESLAIKQYMEGSKMQADTREGKKCISRLHNLARKRIYRNPEDGEAFGILGYVHRTKDEKREAIECYEKALLLDLENEEYLSALCDLRLSLV, from the exons ATGAG TGGGAAAGGAGACATTTCCTTAAAAACCAAGCTGCTGAGGACCGACTGCCACTTTACGTGGGGTCTGAGTAAAAATGACATCGATATCGGTGACCTCCAGCAGAGGATTGAAGATGACATAAAGTACTCTTCAGAGAAGAAAGCAGAACTCAAGTACTTGTTCAGCTTCTTGGCTTTCACAAAGTACCTCCAGGACTTGCCTGAGGAAGCACTGGAGGACTTGAAGAAGGCTGAAGAAGACGTTTATAAACACAAAAAGGAAGGCTATCAGAAGATGCTCGTTGCCACTTATGGCGACTTTGCCTGGTTGTACTACCACATGGGTGACTACTCAACATCCCAGACCTACCTTGCGAAGCTGGAAGACATTAAGAAGCAATTTCCTCCATCTGTCCTTCAAGCAGCTGTCAATGGGGAGAAAGGATGGACTTTCCTCAGGTGTTCTTGTAAAAATTATGAGAAAGCTAAAGAATGTTTCCGGAAGGCTCTCGAGGAGGAGCCGGATGACGGTGAGTGGAACGCTGGCTATGCTATCGCGCTCTACCGCACCGAATGGGACGCCACAAGTGCCGAAGAGTCGCAAGCTGTGAAACAGCTAAGGCGTGCACTGGAGTTGAACCCAGAAGATGCTCTAATCATGGTCCTTTTGGGTCTGAGGCTTTGTGTTTTCAAGAAAATGAGGGAGGCAGAAGATCTGGTGGAAAAGGCTTTGGAGATCTCGCCTGACGACCCGCATGTGACCCGATATGTGGCAAAATTTTACCGCCAGAGTGGATCTCTGGAAAAGTCTGTGGCTCTCCTGAAGAAAGCCCTAGAAAAAGCACCAAGCTCTGCATTTTTACACCATCAAATTGCCATCTGCTACAAGATCATGAAGTATAATTTGTCCACTAGTGGAGGTCAAGCAAGAAACAGCGCAGAAACAGAACTAGTTCATCTCAGTGTCTATCACTTGGAGACGGCCGTCAATCTCAGGCCATCTTTCATTTTCGCCCTGACAGGACTGGCTGCTTCCTTTGCTGAGTGTGGAGATCTCAGCAGAGCAGAAGAGATGTTTCAGAATACAGCTGAACTTGCCAGAGCTAAAAATGACAATTTGCAGACCGTCTACCGATATTACGGAGACTTCCTCCAGTACCAAAAAAAATCGGAATCCCTGGCCATAAAGCAGTACATGGAAGGGTCTAAGATGCAGGCGGACACAAGAGAGGGGAAGAAATGCATTTCTAGACTACACAACTTAGCAAGGAAACGCATTTACAGGAACCCCGAGGATGGCGAAGCCTTTGGGATTCTGGGATACGTTCATCGAACGAAGGACGAGAAACGTGAAGCTATAGAGTGCTATGAGAAGGCACTTTTACTTGATCTGGAGAACGAAGAGTATCTCAGCGCCCTCTGTGACCTTCGGCTTTCTCTGGTCTAA
- the LOC108939467 gene encoding interferon-induced protein with tetratricopeptide repeats 1-like, protein MALDQDETLKGRLNDLECHFTWDLRKNYTVLSDLQNRIDYEMKKLLLKQKGISNFLTFLAFTKYQEGLLEEALENLQKAEEDIRKHSEEDCEKLLLLTYGDLAWLYYHMSEKTKSMSYLEKLEDIKKQFSGESSSVLQAKVDGEKAWTLLKYSPKYSERAKECFQKALEQDPDESDWRAGYAIVLFRTELQCKSIEDSVATKELRRALEVNPGNPLIMALLAIKLVSYGKPTEGKELVEKISTDDPEVKSYLADFYQQYGSVEKAVDLLKEAIKERPNNAALHNKISMCYKKQRQSLLKTRDASDSSAQRLLAWQIDHLEKAISLRPSKVKIMMDLAKAYGEAKAFRKAEELFEKIFKVAEDLKDNLQAVYLCYGDFQLYQKKCESSAIKQYMKGSKIQNDTPEKWKCTEKLETIANRRKRRNHKDGEAFGILGYVHHTRGDARQAKAYYEQALKFDRGNTEYLAALWDLRLSLTSGVQDKGEKHEATEEKKTALSSDRDNKK, encoded by the exons ATGGC tttggaTCAAGACGAAACACTGAAAGGCAGACTAAATGACCTGGAGTGCCACTTTACGTGGGATCTTAGGAAAAATTACACTGTCCTCAGTGATCTTCAAAACAGGATTGACTATGAAATGAAGAAGCTACTCTTGAAGCAAAAAGGAATCAGTAACTTCCTTACCTTTTTGGCTTTTACAAAGTATCAGGAAGGCTTGCTTGAGGAAGCGCTGGAGAACTTGCAGAAGGCTGAAGAAGACATTCGTAAACACAGTGAGGAAGACTGTGAGAAACTGCTCCTTCTCACCTATGGAGATCTTGCCTGGTTGTACTACCACATGAGCGAAAAAACAAAGTCTATGAGCTATCTAGAGAAGCTGGAAGACATTAAGAAGCAATTCTCAGGAGAATCGTCCTCTGTCCTCCAGGCAAAAGTCGATGGGGAGAAGGCATGGACCTTGCTCAAGTACTCACCTAAATATTCTGAGAGAGCTAAGGAATGTTTCCAGAAAGCTCTGGAGCAAGATCCAGATGAGAGTGACTGGAGAGCTGGCTATGCTATTGTGCTCTTTCGGACAGAATTACAGTGCAAAAGCATTGAAGACTCAGTAGCCACCAAAGAACTGAGACGTGCCTTAGAGGTGAACCCAGGAAATCCTCTCATCATGGCTCTTCTGGCCATCAAACTTGTTTCTTATGGGAAACCAACTGAAGGAAAAGAACTGGTAGAAAAGATCTCAACAGATGACCCTGAAGTGAAATCATATTTGGCAGATTTCTATCAACAGTATGGCTCTGTGGAAAAGGCTGTGGATCTCTTGAAAGAGGCAATCAAAGAAAGACCAAATAATGCTGCTCTGCATAATAAAATTTCCATGTGCTACAAGAAGCAAAGACAGTCTTTGCTCAAGACAAGAGATGCCTCAGACAGTAGTGCTCAAAGGCTTCTCGCCTGGCAAATCGATCACCTGGAGAAGGCCATCTCACTGAGACCTTCGAAAGTTAAAATCATGATGGATCTGGCCAAGGCCTATGGAGAAGCTAAAGCCTTCAGGAAAGCTGAGGAGCTCTTTGAGAAAATATTTAAGGTTGCAGAAGATCTAAAAGACAACTTGCAGGCTGTATATTTATGTTATGGGGACTTCCAGTTGTATCAGAAGAAATGTGAATCTTCGGCCATCAAACAGTACATGAAAGGATCGAAAATTCAGAACGATACACCAGAGAAGTGGAAATGTACTGAAAAACTGGAGACCATAGCAAACAGGCGAAAGAGAAGAAATCACAAAGATGGTGAAGCCTTTGGCATTTTGGGatacgttcatcacacaagagGCGATGCACGCCAGGCTAAAGCATACTATGAGCAGGCTCTTAAATTCGATCGGGGCAACACAGAGTACCTCGCAGCTCTGTGGGACCTTCGGCTTTCTTTAACATCCGGCGTTCAAGACAAAGGGGAGAAGCATGAAGCCACGGAGGAGAAGAAGACAGCTCTTTCAAGCGATCGTGACAACAAGAAATAA